The Methylomarinum vadi genome has a window encoding:
- the merP gene encoding mercury resistance system periplasmic binding protein MerP: protein MIRTLLLTALLGLSGFTLALSTATASAAEQAQTKTITLDVENMTCNMCPITVRKALEKVPGVVKAEAKYEGDGVGWAKVTFEPAKTDIDTLTNATFEAGYPSSLKQQ from the coding sequence ATGATTCGAACCCTCTTACTCACTGCGTTGCTAGGCCTTTCCGGTTTCACCCTGGCGCTGTCCACCGCCACGGCTTCAGCCGCCGAACAGGCGCAGACGAAGACCATCACCCTCGACGTGGAGAACATGACCTGCAACATGTGCCCGATCACCGTGCGTAAGGCCCTGGAGAAGGTGCCGGGCGTGGTCAAGGCCGAAGCCAAGTACGAAGGTGACGGCGTGGGTTGGGCAAAAGTCACTTTCGAGCCGGCCAAGACCGACATCGACACGCTCACTAATGCCACCTTCGAGGCGGGTTATCCCTCCTCCCTAAAGCAACAGTAA
- a CDS encoding TIGR03758 family integrating conjugative element protein: MTAAQNTAFQAGSGFTPATLLTGIASVVLVLAFVWVIWVSLGTFRAWQNGQVVLFDVVWSALRASIVLMVLGFYLR, encoded by the coding sequence ATGACGGCAGCACAGAACACGGCATTTCAAGCAGGCTCCGGTTTTACACCGGCCACGTTGCTGACCGGCATTGCATCGGTCGTGCTGGTGCTGGCCTTCGTCTGGGTTATTTGGGTCTCGCTGGGCACCTTCCGTGCCTGGCAGAACGGGCAGGTCGTTTTGTTCGATGTGGTCTGGTCGGCACTGCGCGCCAGCATCGTGCTCATGGTGTTGGGTTTTTATCTGCGGTAG
- a CDS encoding TIGR03757 family integrating conjugative element protein: protein MDMPADPAQSKRIALDRIQHMDDQSKTKMQMAAQGLAKAMQYGVDRYPAIVFDGQAVVYGVTDVQSALAHYRVWRREGKR from the coding sequence ATTGACATGCCAGCCGATCCTGCGCAGTCGAAGCGGATCGCGCTGGATCGCATCCAGCACATGGATGATCAGTCAAAAACAAAAATGCAAATGGCGGCGCAAGGGTTGGCGAAGGCGATGCAGTATGGCGTGGATCGCTATCCAGCTATTGTGTTCGATGGCCAGGCAGTCGTATACGGCGTAACCGATGTGCAGAGCGCACTTGCGCATTACCGCGTATGGCGGCGGGAAGGTAAGCGATGA
- the merR gene encoding Hg(II)-responsive transcriptional regulator, whose translation MSVNRATAQTDSGLTIGQLAKAAGVNVETIRYYQRIELISEPVKPAQGYRRYPTSTVERIRFIKRAQELGFSLDEITDLLSLNDRDCNEARTIAEHKQDIIQQRIDDLSAMQHELNKLIKACKKNVSGQERCAIIATLTRDRR comes from the coding sequence TTGAGCGTAAACAGAGCAACCGCCCAGACTGACTCGGGACTGACCATCGGCCAGCTCGCGAAGGCTGCTGGCGTCAATGTCGAAACCATCCGCTACTATCAACGCATCGAACTGATCTCTGAGCCGGTGAAACCGGCACAGGGTTATCGTCGTTACCCAACCTCAACGGTAGAGCGTATTCGATTCATCAAACGCGCCCAGGAACTTGGCTTTTCCCTTGATGAGATCACCGACCTTCTATCCCTGAATGACCGGGATTGCAACGAAGCGCGTACCATCGCAGAACACAAACAGGACATTATTCAACAACGCATAGACGACCTGAGCGCCATGCAACATGAATTGAACAAGTTGATAAAAGCCTGCAAGAAAAACGTATCGGGTCAAGAGCGCTGCGCCATCATTGCCACACTGACTAGAGACCGTCGGTGA
- a CDS encoding TIGR03756 family integrating conjugative element protein — translation MIRQSFLSFCLVIALWMPVTGFSGTTTTPQIVAQTTTAAFSCMRWMPIGMCFWLRCSWTGCSVRTSIKVGHYNPDLVVSTYNELGGNPWTEIRATLGLAQKTAATGLLGALLPVPIDSAGNRTEGTSERDHKNLVYRETDAIGHPLSSLTGIVAGTGLLCPSETTSFFPYFQSGLDALSWRQEIPEIFYPASLIPGLREVGTWPLQTWGGVYPRTGWTTQAEEPKAAALNAQRAGDIVTRTWQPHVYVPVTSSSGSMKVWSPGPLMEKDRSTGTWQMLLPLAESSCNVFGTNDLASLAGWGGGRVDSEGDYVWNLWRPYKCCERRGQWFLFDIDWIAYP, via the coding sequence ATGATCCGCCAGAGCTTTCTATCGTTCTGCCTTGTTATTGCGCTATGGATGCCGGTCACCGGGTTCTCCGGTACGACGACCACACCACAGATCGTGGCCCAGACGACAACGGCGGCATTTTCCTGCATGCGCTGGATGCCTATTGGGATGTGTTTCTGGTTGCGCTGTTCCTGGACCGGCTGCAGCGTACGCACCTCGATCAAGGTGGGGCATTACAACCCGGACCTGGTGGTCAGTACCTACAACGAGCTGGGCGGGAATCCGTGGACCGAGATCCGCGCGACCCTGGGTTTGGCACAGAAGACGGCGGCTACGGGTCTGTTGGGCGCCTTGCTGCCGGTGCCGATCGACAGCGCTGGCAACCGAACAGAAGGAACCTCGGAGCGTGACCACAAGAATCTGGTCTACCGGGAAACTGACGCCATTGGCCATCCGCTGAGTTCGCTGACGGGTATCGTTGCTGGTACCGGTTTGTTGTGTCCGTCGGAGACCACTTCTTTCTTTCCCTATTTCCAGTCCGGCCTCGATGCCTTGTCGTGGCGGCAAGAGATCCCGGAGATTTTCTATCCCGCCAGCCTGATTCCCGGTCTGCGCGAGGTGGGTACCTGGCCCCTCCAGACCTGGGGTGGTGTCTATCCGCGTACCGGCTGGACGACACAGGCCGAAGAACCCAAGGCCGCTGCTCTCAATGCCCAGCGAGCCGGTGACATCGTCACGCGTACGTGGCAACCGCACGTCTATGTGCCGGTGACCAGCTCATCGGGTTCCATGAAGGTTTGGTCGCCGGGTCCGTTGATGGAGAAGGACCGCAGCACCGGCACCTGGCAGATGTTATTGCCGCTAGCTGAGTCGAGCTGCAACGTCTTTGGCACCAATGATCTTGCCAGCCTGGCCGGCTGGGGTGGTGGCCGCGTCGATAGCGAGGGCGACTATGTCTGGAATCTATGGCGGCCCTACAAGTGCTGTGAGCGCCGGGGCCAATGGTTTCTGTTTGATATTGACTGGATTGCTTACCCCTGA
- a CDS encoding TIGR03747 family integrating conjugative element membrane protein has translation MAEAVADPRRRVVQQGLFSKTLSAVAKVILWLLFSLLFSIIVEWAGMVLWWPDEGVDHSRTMLVTEISYLDNDFRRSVVTSDPARFAKRFADNSYHYLFEVTRFVDFIQWVSLPPRKYEQGVRATLHKVYKPLVEYVLAMMQVTQVFSVRLAILTLAMPIFLLFSLVALVDGLVQRDLRRWGGGRESSFVYHYAKKAALPLVVLTWVTYLALPFSLHPTLVILPFATLFALTVAVTASTFKKYL, from the coding sequence ATGGCTGAGGCCGTAGCAGATCCTCGTCGCCGTGTGGTTCAGCAAGGACTGTTTTCGAAGACCTTATCGGCAGTCGCGAAGGTCATCCTGTGGTTATTGTTTTCGCTGTTGTTCTCGATCATCGTGGAGTGGGCAGGCATGGTGCTTTGGTGGCCGGATGAAGGGGTCGATCACAGCCGTACCATGCTGGTCACGGAGATCAGCTATCTCGACAATGATTTTCGTCGCAGCGTTGTGACCTCCGATCCGGCACGATTCGCCAAACGGTTCGCCGATAATTCCTACCACTACCTTTTCGAGGTGACGCGGTTTGTGGATTTCATCCAATGGGTGTCACTGCCTCCGCGGAAGTATGAGCAGGGCGTCAGGGCGACGCTGCATAAGGTTTATAAACCCCTGGTAGAGTACGTCCTGGCCATGATGCAGGTGACCCAGGTGTTCTCAGTGCGCCTTGCCATTTTGACCCTGGCGATGCCGATATTTTTACTGTTTAGCCTGGTCGCGCTCGTCGATGGATTGGTACAACGTGATCTGCGTCGATGGGGTGGAGGTCGAGAGAGTTCCTTTGTCTATCACTATGCGAAGAAGGCGGCACTACCTTTGGTTGTCCTGACCTGGGTGACCTATCTCGCCTTGCCGTTCAGTCTGCATCCGACCCTCGTCATCTTGCCGTTTGCAACCTTGTTCGCGCTGACGGTGGCGGTCACAGCGAGTACCTTCAAGAAATATCTGTGA
- a CDS encoding IS1380 family transposase, translated as MTNCTPAQIEFPPLKRRKIDAQFSGGAITSDGGVLLLRAVDQQLGLTERIAAQIPDARAPDRVQHSVINLLRQRVYGLACGYEDLNDHDTLRNDIAFQTAVEKDQTLGSRSTLCRFEQQADRALMWRVHEELLAQFIASYETPPKSLILDFDATDDPVHGEQDGRFFHGYYRHYCFLPLYVFCGHHCLVSYLRPSNIDGAKHSWAILALLVRRLRQAWPDVDITFRGDGGFCRHKMLSWCERHRVHYIVGLAKNKRLTRLSQPWIEQARQQFQSEQQKQRLFTDFHYKAGTWKRRRRVILKAEHMSQGSNPRYVVTNLGGDVQTLYETVYCARGDMENRIKEQQLDLFADRTSCSLWWPNQFRLLLSTLAYTLIQAIRRIALNNTELATATCATIRLKLFKIGAVIIRNTRRIRLLFSSQYPFQSLFKSVCQRLCPD; from the coding sequence ATGACAAATTGTACTCCAGCTCAAATAGAATTTCCTCCCTTAAAACGCCGTAAAATAGACGCCCAATTCAGTGGTGGAGCGATCACCAGTGATGGCGGTGTGCTGTTGTTACGAGCGGTTGACCAGCAGTTAGGGTTAACCGAACGGATAGCGGCGCAGATTCCTGACGCCAGAGCCCCTGACCGCGTGCAACACTCTGTGATCAACCTGCTCCGTCAACGGGTTTATGGCTTGGCGTGTGGGTATGAGGATTTGAATGATCATGACACGCTCAGAAATGATATCGCCTTTCAGACGGCGGTGGAAAAGGATCAGACATTGGGCAGCCGATCCACCTTGTGCCGGTTTGAGCAGCAGGCGGATCGCGCCTTGATGTGGCGAGTTCATGAGGAGTTGCTGGCACAGTTTATCGCTTCGTATGAGACACCGCCGAAATCGTTGATCCTGGATTTCGACGCCACCGACGATCCGGTTCATGGCGAACAGGACGGACGTTTTTTTCATGGCTACTATCGGCACTATTGTTTCCTGCCGTTGTATGTCTTTTGCGGCCATCACTGCTTGGTCAGTTATCTACGTCCCAGCAATATTGATGGCGCCAAGCACAGCTGGGCGATTCTGGCTTTGCTGGTTCGGCGCTTGCGTCAGGCTTGGCCGGACGTTGACATCACGTTTCGCGGCGATGGCGGTTTTTGTCGCCATAAGATGCTGAGTTGGTGCGAGCGGCATCGCGTTCACTATATTGTCGGGTTGGCCAAAAATAAACGCTTAACGCGCTTAAGCCAACCCTGGATTGAACAAGCCCGGCAACAGTTCCAAAGCGAACAGCAGAAACAGCGTCTCTTTACCGATTTCCACTATAAAGCCGGCACCTGGAAACGCCGACGCCGTGTCATTCTTAAGGCCGAACACATGAGCCAAGGGAGTAATCCCCGCTATGTCGTAACCAATCTGGGCGGCGATGTACAAACACTCTATGAAACCGTTTACTGTGCGCGAGGCGACATGGAAAACCGGATTAAAGAGCAACAATTGGATCTGTTTGCCGACCGCACCAGTTGCAGCCTGTGGTGGCCGAATCAGTTTCGTTTGCTGTTATCCACCTTGGCCTATACCCTGATCCAGGCGATTCGCCGAATCGCCCTCAACAACACCGAACTAGCAACAGCCACTTGCGCCACCATTCGCCTGAAATTGTTTAAAATCGGTGCCGTCATCATTCGTAACACCCGTCGTATTCGACTGCTGTTCAGCAGTCAGTATCCGTTTCAATCCTTGTTTAAATCCGTTTGTCAGCGCCTGTGCCCTGATTAG
- a CDS encoding integrative conjugative element protein, RAQPRD family has translation MQITKLLVSGLLAAVLPVQFAIADADGERAALARIIHELQAIDPLITEAASQANPDARVRFQYEWLRQDLDRIRLGIQEHIDAPRSEPRTFPPLRGDYRR, from the coding sequence ATGCAAATTACCAAACTGCTGGTCTCAGGACTGTTGGCGGCTGTATTGCCGGTTCAGTTCGCCATTGCTGACGCAGATGGCGAACGGGCAGCACTTGCCCGGATCATCCACGAACTTCAGGCCATCGACCCGCTGATCACGGAAGCGGCTTCTCAAGCCAATCCTGATGCCCGCGTTCGTTTTCAGTATGAGTGGCTGCGCCAGGATCTTGATCGGATTCGACTCGGGATCCAGGAACACATCGATGCACCACGTTCGGAACCCCGGACTTTCCCGCCGCTGCGTGGCGATTACCGTCGATGA
- a CDS encoding DUF2976 domain-containing protein: MMKKAVKKVVTAAGLLAVTAGQPVLAALPTPVAPSTAPAAGDWIGLISGYIKDGGLVLGLAIAVLGFLWIAYPEYFMIEAGKFVDI, translated from the coding sequence ATGATGAAGAAAGCAGTAAAAAAGGTGGTAACCGCAGCTGGGTTGCTCGCAGTTACGGCAGGCCAGCCAGTATTGGCAGCGTTGCCGACCCCGGTGGCACCCAGTACCGCACCCGCAGCCGGTGACTGGATTGGGCTCATTTCGGGTTACATCAAGGATGGTGGTCTGGTCCTGGGTCTAGCGATCGCTGTGCTGGGCTTCCTGTGGATTGCCTATCCCGAATATTTCATGATAGAGGCGGGCAAGTTTGTTGATATTTGA
- a CDS encoding integrating conjugative element protein, with product MKTNAKHPFPHRHAISWLLIGLLSLNSAHAITKGPTEDSFWYYEIGGAEPVSAPANPSVVSVTLGGSAQLGLGYSCGKFDPVAAVTNTLNDIGAGIDNMMNAMTAAASAAIAALPALILQRANPGLYDMFQNALLQAEETMQLATKSCEQMEAEIAQGKNPYADLITLSKGNDWKLQMGVGGNDAVTAKDAVETSNGDNGVPWIGGQAGGSGQPVLEFTGDIVKAGYNINMNRPITTAGPVPPASATRLTEIWTTPTEARNWVVDVVGENIVTTCDTCRKDSIPGTGLLPKLNQEATTVTTEIQNLVSGATPPTLANLDNITAPGVAITRQVIEAIREMPASEQSLIMGRLVSEISTARTVEKALYARRLLLSGRQVPEVYATEVAREHADKSITELDKEIENLLFETRVRKEVVSDTIATLLQRAAARRQSSLKTPEVPTIDPRPLSNGRVQ from the coding sequence ATGAAAACGAACGCTAAACACCCATTCCCTCATCGACACGCGATCAGCTGGCTGCTGATTGGACTCCTCAGTTTGAATAGCGCGCATGCCATTACCAAGGGGCCGACGGAAGACAGCTTCTGGTATTACGAAATCGGTGGGGCAGAGCCGGTATCGGCGCCTGCCAACCCTTCTGTCGTATCCGTTACCCTGGGCGGCTCGGCGCAATTGGGACTCGGCTACAGCTGCGGCAAATTCGACCCCGTGGCCGCGGTGACTAATACGCTGAACGACATCGGCGCCGGCATCGACAACATGATGAACGCGATGACGGCCGCGGCCAGTGCCGCGATTGCCGCACTCCCCGCGCTGATTCTGCAGCGCGCCAATCCAGGCCTCTACGACATGTTCCAGAACGCCCTGCTGCAGGCAGAGGAAACCATGCAACTGGCGACCAAGTCCTGCGAGCAGATGGAGGCCGAGATCGCCCAGGGCAAGAACCCCTATGCCGATCTCATCACGCTGTCCAAAGGCAATGACTGGAAGCTCCAGATGGGCGTAGGCGGTAATGATGCGGTAACCGCCAAGGATGCAGTCGAGACCTCTAACGGAGACAATGGCGTGCCCTGGATCGGTGGGCAGGCCGGAGGCTCCGGACAGCCGGTGCTGGAATTTACCGGCGACATCGTCAAGGCCGGGTACAACATCAATATGAATCGTCCGATCACGACGGCAGGCCCGGTGCCTCCTGCATCGGCCACCCGCCTGACGGAGATCTGGACTACACCAACCGAGGCGCGGAACTGGGTCGTCGATGTGGTCGGCGAAAACATCGTCACGACCTGTGATACCTGCCGTAAAGACAGTATTCCCGGTACCGGGCTGCTGCCAAAGCTCAATCAGGAGGCGACTACCGTAACGACGGAAATCCAGAACCTGGTCAGTGGCGCAACGCCCCCGACTCTGGCCAACCTGGACAATATTACTGCCCCGGGTGTGGCCATTACACGGCAGGTCATCGAGGCGATTCGGGAGATGCCGGCCTCCGAGCAGAGCCTCATCATGGGCCGGCTGGTATCAGAGATCAGCACGGCCCGCACGGTGGAGAAGGCGCTGTACGCCCGCCGTTTGCTGCTTTCCGGCCGCCAGGTGCCCGAGGTCTATGCCACCGAGGTGGCCCGCGAGCACGCGGACAAATCCATCACCGAGCTGGACAAGGAGATCGAGAACCTCTTGTTCGAGACCCGGGTGCGCAAGGAGGTGGTTTCCGACACGATTGCGACCTTGCTGCAACGCGCCGCGGCCCGTCGGCAGTCGTCCCTGAAAACGCCAGAAGTACCGACCATCGACCCACGTCCGCTGAGCAATGGCCGTGTCCAATAA
- a CDS encoding conjugal transfer protein TraG N-terminal domain-containing protein: protein MTVDSYLELFTTLFGWTFYGILWDVLVGTGIVFLPFLGILIDNWREPAQGGEFGTVTGLSLRRMELELFIALLVVVLSGQPATLTPLNAASLNYTPPPTLIDPTPPTATVVAPQSTYGSTGFTGSPATVNIPVWWYAVLSMASGFNHAVVEGLPSAADMRTYEQQARLATIADPRLRQEVSDFFSQCYIPARSMYQSERPATAAVNALLTTYGPEDPDWMGSQVYRNTPGYYDTLRATTQVSGWAYNATRDTEYDPAAPPTWGRPYCKQWWEDASNGLRDKLINEADATSAGLSGLVVAIAPALASEQQNDAVAKTVLANAPPTWSNNDLVAHNSGSTGLLSTVENVAKGGLASGGVVAASALFSVTMTAVLQALPMVQAVLLLGIYALLPMIVVLSRYSISMMVIGAMAIFTVKFWSVLWYLALWVDQNLILSMYPDVNVFLQMFANPGEHDIKRMLLNMITTSLYLGLPLVWSGMMAWAGVHVGRSIEAATSPLRSPAQDAGRQGGSIGKTLLSKGTRR, encoded by the coding sequence ATGACCGTCGACAGCTATCTCGAACTCTTTACGACACTGTTCGGCTGGACCTTCTACGGCATTTTGTGGGATGTGCTGGTCGGCACCGGTATCGTGTTCCTGCCGTTCCTTGGCATCCTGATCGACAACTGGCGGGAACCGGCGCAAGGTGGTGAGTTTGGTACTGTTACCGGATTGTCGCTGCGGCGCATGGAGTTGGAGCTCTTTATCGCGCTATTGGTGGTTGTTTTATCAGGCCAACCGGCCACCTTGACGCCACTGAACGCCGCTTCACTCAACTACACGCCACCACCAACGCTGATCGATCCCACACCGCCCACGGCGACTGTAGTCGCACCCCAGAGCACCTACGGTTCTACCGGCTTCACCGGATCGCCGGCCACGGTGAATATTCCGGTGTGGTGGTATGCTGTACTCTCGATGGCCTCGGGATTCAATCACGCGGTGGTCGAAGGCCTTCCAAGTGCTGCAGATATGCGTACCTACGAACAACAAGCGCGGCTCGCGACTATTGCCGACCCGCGCCTCCGCCAGGAAGTGAGCGATTTCTTCAGCCAGTGCTACATTCCGGCCCGATCGATGTACCAGTCAGAACGACCGGCCACCGCCGCGGTGAATGCCCTGCTGACAACGTATGGCCCCGAAGATCCGGACTGGATGGGATCGCAAGTCTATCGTAATACGCCGGGCTACTATGACACCCTGCGTGCCACCACGCAGGTCAGCGGCTGGGCCTACAATGCTACACGCGATACCGAATATGATCCCGCCGCTCCGCCAACCTGGGGCAGGCCTTACTGCAAGCAGTGGTGGGAGGACGCATCAAATGGCCTGCGTGATAAGTTGATTAACGAGGCCGATGCCACATCGGCCGGTCTTTCAGGCCTCGTGGTTGCCATCGCACCGGCCCTGGCCAGCGAACAGCAGAATGATGCCGTGGCCAAGACCGTTCTGGCGAATGCGCCACCAACGTGGTCGAACAACGACCTCGTGGCCCACAATTCCGGTAGTACCGGGTTACTTAGTACGGTAGAGAATGTCGCCAAGGGTGGCCTGGCATCGGGTGGCGTGGTGGCTGCATCGGCGTTGTTCTCGGTCACCATGACCGCAGTCCTTCAGGCGCTCCCGATGGTGCAGGCCGTGCTCCTGCTTGGCATCTATGCCTTACTGCCCATGATCGTGGTACTGTCGCGATATTCCATCTCCATGATGGTCATCGGCGCCATGGCAATCTTCACCGTCAAGTTCTGGAGCGTGCTCTGGTACCTGGCGCTGTGGGTGGATCAGAACCTCATTCTGTCCATGTACCCGGATGTGAATGTCTTCCTGCAGATGTTCGCAAACCCCGGCGAGCACGATATCAAACGCATGCTGCTCAATATGATCACGACAAGCCTTTATCTGGGGCTTCCGCTGGTATGGAGTGGGATGATGGCATGGGCAGGCGTACATGTAGGACGATCGATTGAAGCGGCTACCAGCCCACTTCGCAGTCCTGCCCAGGATGCGGGTCGCCAAGGGGGCTCAATCGGCAAAACACTGCTGTCGAAAGGAACTCGCCGCTAA
- a CDS encoding mercuric transporter MerT family protein: MRGNPMAEHTLSKNRSLILAALAAIAASLCCVGPFVLLLLGIGGAWIGNLSALEPYRPIFIGVTLLFLGLAFRKLYLVPEACEAGKPCANPITRRNQRIIFWVVTVILAALVAFPWYGPALLG; the protein is encoded by the coding sequence TTGAGGGGTAATCCCATGGCGGAACACACGTTGAGCAAGAACCGCTCCCTGATCCTAGCGGCGTTGGCGGCCATTGCAGCGTCTCTGTGCTGTGTCGGCCCTTTCGTCCTGCTGTTGCTCGGTATCGGCGGCGCCTGGATCGGCAACCTCAGCGCGCTGGAACCGTACCGGCCCATATTCATCGGCGTGACACTGCTTTTCCTGGGGTTGGCATTCCGAAAACTATATCTCGTGCCCGAGGCTTGCGAGGCCGGTAAGCCTTGCGCCAACCCGATCACACGTCGCAACCAGCGCATTATTTTCTGGGTGGTGACGGTGATCCTGGCCGCGCTCGTCGCCTTCCCCTGGTACGGACCGGCCTTGTTGGGCTGA
- the merA gene encoding mercury(II) reductase produces MTTVTLSITGMTCDHCARSAQDALNTLPGVRAEVSFAEGRARVEMDGKVETARLLDAVASKGYHATLLEGDEPVASGNAGGLHVAIIGTGSGAFAAAIKAAEQGARVTIIEGAKIIGGTCVNVGCVPSKILIRGAHIAHLQARHAFDGIALNEPRIDRAAMVRQQQARVEELRHAKYESILETNPSINLMRGWARFDAPHTLIVTQDDGSEKTVTADRILIASGARPAIPDISGLKNTPYWTSTEALVAKEIPAHLVVIGGSVVALELAQAFLRLGSQVTVMARSTLLSKEDPAIGEGLVKVFQQEGARVLLHTLPDSVAHDGTQFILPSSAGQIRADQLLVATGRTPNTDQLELDKAGIETGRNGEIVIDDHMRTSVDHIYAAGDCTNQPQYVYVAAAAGTRAAINMTGGNAALELTAMPAVVFTEPTVGTVGMSEKQANDRGIDTDSRTLDLENIPRALANFDTHGFIKLVAEKETGRLLGCQLLASEGGEIIQAAALAIRNHMTVHDIADQLFPYLTMVEGLKLCAQTFTKDVKQLSCCAG; encoded by the coding sequence ATGACCACCGTCACCTTGAGCATTACCGGTATGACCTGTGACCATTGTGCCCGCAGCGCACAGGATGCCCTCAACACCCTGCCCGGCGTGCGCGCAGAGGTGTCGTTCGCCGAGGGACGGGCGCGGGTCGAAATGGACGGCAAAGTGGAAACGGCACGACTGCTCGATGCGGTGGCCTCAAAGGGCTATCACGCCACCTTGCTGGAAGGCGACGAACCAGTCGCCAGCGGAAACGCCGGCGGGTTGCATGTGGCCATCATTGGCACCGGTTCGGGCGCCTTTGCCGCCGCGATCAAGGCCGCCGAACAGGGCGCGCGGGTGACGATCATCGAGGGCGCCAAGATCATCGGCGGCACCTGTGTCAACGTCGGCTGTGTGCCATCCAAGATACTGATCCGCGGCGCACACATCGCACACCTGCAAGCCCGGCATGCCTTCGATGGTATTGCGCTGAACGAACCCCGGATAGACCGCGCCGCCATGGTTCGCCAGCAGCAGGCGCGGGTCGAGGAACTGCGCCACGCCAAGTACGAAAGTATTCTGGAAACCAACCCCTCGATCAATCTGATGCGCGGCTGGGCACGGTTCGATGCCCCCCATACGCTGATCGTGACACAGGACGACGGATCCGAAAAAACCGTCACTGCCGACCGTATCCTGATCGCCAGCGGCGCCCGGCCCGCCATCCCCGACATTTCCGGTCTAAAGAACACGCCCTACTGGACTTCCACCGAGGCGTTGGTTGCAAAAGAGATCCCAGCGCACCTTGTTGTCATTGGTGGCTCAGTGGTTGCGCTGGAACTGGCTCAGGCCTTTTTAAGACTGGGCAGCCAGGTAACGGTTATGGCACGCAGTACATTACTGTCGAAGGAAGACCCCGCCATCGGCGAGGGTCTGGTCAAGGTGTTCCAGCAAGAGGGGGCACGGGTATTACTGCATACCCTACCGGACTCAGTAGCGCACGACGGGACCCAGTTTATCCTGCCGTCAAGCGCCGGTCAGATTCGTGCCGACCAGCTGCTGGTTGCCACCGGTCGCACACCCAATACCGATCAACTGGAACTTGACAAGGCCGGGATCGAAACCGGACGTAATGGTGAAATTGTAATCGACGATCACATGCGGACCTCGGTCGACCACATCTATGCGGCCGGCGACTGCACCAACCAGCCGCAATACGTTTATGTTGCAGCGGCAGCCGGCACGCGCGCGGCAATCAATATGACCGGTGGCAATGCCGCGCTGGAACTGACCGCCATGCCCGCGGTGGTGTTCACCGAACCCACAGTGGGTACGGTCGGCATGAGCGAAAAACAGGCGAATGATCGCGGTATCGATACAGATTCGCGCACACTAGATTTGGAAAATATCCCCCGCGCCCTGGCCAATTTCGACACCCACGGCTTCATCAAGCTGGTGGCCGAGAAGGAAACGGGCCGATTGCTCGGCTGCCAGCTACTGGCCTCAGAGGGTGGCGAAATCATACAGGCCGCAGCACTGGCCATCCGCAACCACATGACGGTGCATGACATTGCGGACCAGCTGTTCCCGTACCTCACCATGGTGGAGGGATTAAAGCTCTGTGCCCAGACCTTCACAAAGGATGTCAAACAGTTGTCCTGTTGTGCGGGATGA